In Myripristis murdjan chromosome 18, fMyrMur1.1, whole genome shotgun sequence, the sequence ACAGCAAATGTCACACAGCATGAAATATTGTTTACAGAAAGAATCCGTCTTTTACATATTAGTCAATGATTATAATGAAGCGGGATGCCATTCTTTCCTGATACCTTTGCTTGCTACCATGACGAGAAAAGTTAGAAAATGGAGAATCATTTTCTTGGCTTTGCTTTGGACAAAACATAGAAACGACATAAGAAAAGCAGCCATGAATAATAAGCCAATCATATGGGACCCTGCGTGTAATGATAGGATATTACTTAACTCAGATTGtattaattcatttgtttttttgtttgccatAATAAATGCACAATGTGTCTCTTTACTCAGGTCAGCTCACAGTAATTAAGATATAAAATGAGtgttgcacctaaatgaaacttaatttattgtattttccaTACCTAATTATCTGAAAATGCGACAAGGTCTGCATTTATGTTCAGCTTGCTTACTAATGGCCACTGAAACATTTCCCCAGGCATGTTAAACCCTTGCATAACATGTGAGGAAGGTATTCATTCACACTACAAAGAGCAGAGTTGGTACTATAAGTGACACACAGCGGATTAAATTAGTTGTTAGGACTATAAAGTATGTGTTTGCTGGAATACACACATGCTTGGATTAGCAGAGTATTGTTTCAAGACGGTCTGCTTTGCTGTAGCAGCTGGAGGCTGACGCTACTTTGAAGGAAATggatcattttgtgtgtgtgtgtgtgtgtgtgtgtgtgtgtgtgtgtgtgtgtgtgtgtgtgtgtgtgtgtgtgtgtgtttttcctttaaagttTCGCATATGAGAGATTATTTAATGCTCAGTTTTGACGGATAAAAAGTGAAAGAAGCAGGCCTAACTCACCGCTCATGTTGTCGAAGAACTGAACGTAAAAAGGGAGACTTTTCCCCGtggtctgctctgctctggtttactttcacttttgttCATGCGCCGTGGTGAAATGAGGAaagctgcatttgtttttacaagTGTGTCCGGCAGGTGTCAGTGTGCTACAGTGTAATCACTCTCAAAAGACATGTCGTGGtgttagacaaaaaaaaaaaaaaaactttattcacTCGTCACATTCTTGCAAATGCTTTAATAccgaagaaaaaaatgtgttaggttaggtcacatttgttagGTTAAAACACTGGTGTCTACACAAAAACTgcatgtaaaacatttttagcagaactaatatttataatttaagaAACACATAAGACAATGTTCAGATTATCATGTTAAACTGGGTTAAAGGGTCACATACACTGAGCAAAGGTGGGCTGGGCATCACATCAATTCATTTCTTCatgctgaaaatgttttccGCTCCCATTCTCAAtgttccagtgtgtgtgatttcagtGGATTTTACTGGCTTTGCTCTGCTCATTTTTCTTGCCACCCTACCATTTGAAAATTGATTTCATGGTGAGATCTTTCACTCTGTACATTTTGCTACACAGTCAGAATTTTTTCTACACAAaaggtgaaacaaaaaaacaaaaaagcaaaaagcaggGCATTTGTTTCAAACTCATACACCTAAGTGTGCTTGATTTCATTCTTGTGTCTTTTTTGGGCAGCAGCACAACTCCCTCAGCAGCaatatctgttttatttttttgtttgtttgtttgttttgttttttctctatGACACAAAGGCCGTCTTTATACAGGGAGCTTACCTGGCTGAAAaaaaggcagggcagagagaggttATTTGTTTATCTTTATCGGTCTTTAACTCATTGGAAGACAGCTCTAAACTACTCTGTTTAATGTCATGCTTTTGCAATGATTTTCTTGGtagttttcattattattttgatgaagCCACTTTATAGACCACTCGAAGTTGGTCTATAAAGTTGGCCCAGTCccttaattcattcattcattcattctttcattcattcattcgtcgGACTGTTTCTATTTCTACATGTTTGtctatggaaaaaaataaaatgtcctcTCCAACTGTTTGTGGTCTGGCACTGAGGAAGCTGTACACCCAGTGGATGAGAGGTGGTGAAGTTTCCCAAACATCTGGTGGCAGTGGATGGAGTTGAAAGCAGAACTGAGGCTGGGAAAGAGGAGTCTCACTAAATTACCAGGTGATTCTAGGTGTTGTAGGAAGGAGTGAAGGAGGCATGATTTTCAGCGTCCTCTGTCCCCTTTTTGGCCTTACAGGTAAACCGATTGGGGTCCAATTGTGGTCCAACAATTGGGAGGATGATGCAAGATGTAAGATGAGTTGCTGACGAGTTGAGGATGATGTAAGATGAGTTGTACATGATGTAAGTTGAGTTGATTAAGATGAGTTCAACTAGCCAGTACTGATTTAGCTCTGATGGTCTGGGCTTCTTGGGCACCGGTATGACAGCAGATGTTTTCCAGAGGGTGGGCACTGACACAGTCCTGGTGGACTTCCAGAAGATGGAATGCATAATGGAAGAGAGCTCCTCTGGTCTCTTAAATTTTCAACTGTACAATCAGAGCTGTGGCCTTTGACTTTACTGTATGTGGCACAATCTCTTCAAAGCACTGATTTCAGTCTTTTCTCTGATCTCTATCTCTGACATATTTCTTGATGACTGTCTAATACGCTCTTCCTccttttgtatttctctctctgctgcctctaaCAATTCATTGGTGTAACAGCCTCCATTATTTTGCTCAATTATCTCGTCTATTGTGCAGAGCAGCTGAGCCACCTGGAACTGGTTGCTCCTGTAGGGATCTTGCTGGTTGTTCCACCAGTATTTGTTATCAATGACGTGACAGCGGCCACCACACTTCTTCACAAGATCACTCAGGCCTTCACTCTGATTGACAAAGTCATGaattttcatttcttcatcAAGCTGGTCACCGTGAGTGAAGACAACTGCAGCATATCTGAAAGCTTCTGCAGAGAAATATTGGGAAATCTGTCTGACAATAACCTCCTCTTGATCTGTGTATCTCTCCACTTTGAGCACGATGAGAAAAGCATGAGGCCCAGGAGCACACTCTAAGACACACTTCAGCATTTCTTTCTTTAGCTGCTCCTCAGTTTTCTCTGTGTCAACGAATCCAGGAGTGTCGATCAAAGTGATGCTTCTGCCGTTGACAGATCTGGACTCTGCTTTACAAATACTAGTCTGGGAGTTTGGAGAACTGGCCGTCTCGAATACAGTTTCTCCAAATATGGTGTTTGCTAGGCTGCTTTTCCCAGCTCTGGTTTCCCCCAGCAGGACGATCCTCCTTGTATCTGTTCATAAGAAGACAATAACATCTCAGTAGAGGTAAACTGTACATTTGCCTCATGCCTGCTCAGGTGtttcatccatttatttatgttgtagCAGCAAATGTCACACAGCATGAAATATTGTTTACAGAAAGAATCCGTCTTTTACATATTAGTCAATGATTATAATGAAGCGGGATGCCATTCTTTCCTGATACATTTGCTTGCTACCATGACGAGAAAAGTTAGAAAATGGAGAATCATTTTCTTGGCTTTGCTTTGGACAAAACATAGAAATGACATAAGAAAAGCAGCCATGAATAATAAGCCAATCATATGGGACCCTGCGTGTAATGATAGGATATTACTTAACTCAGATTGtattaattcatttgtttttttgtttgccatAATAAATGCACAATGTGTCTCTTTACTCAGGTCAGCTCACAGTAATTAAGATATAAAATGCGtgttgcacctaaatgaaacttaatttattgtattttccaTACCTAATTATCTGAAAATGCGACAAGGTCTGCATTTATGTTCAGCTTGCTTACTAATGGCCACTGAAACATTTCCCCAGGTATGTTAAACCCTTGCATAACATGTGAGGAAGGTATTCATTCACACTACAAAGAGCAGAGTTGGTACTATAAGTGACACACAGCAGATTAAATTAGTTGTTAGGACTATAAAGTATGTGTTTGCTGGAATACACACATGCTTGGATTAGCAGAGTATTGTTTCAAGACGGTCTGCTTTGCTGTAGCAGCTGGAGGCTATGACGCTACTTTGAAGGAAATggatcattttgtgtgtgtgtgtgtgtgtgtgtgtgtgtttgtgtttttttttttttcctttaaagtttCGCATATGAGAGATTATTTAATGCTCAGTTTTGACGGATAAAAAGTGAAAGAAGCAGGCCTAACTCACCGCTCATGTTGTCGAAGAACTGAACGTAGAAAGGGAGACTTTTCCCCGtggtctgctctgctctggtttactttcacttttgttCATGCGCCGTGGTGAAATGAGGAaagctgcatttgtttttacaagTGTGTCCGGCAGGTGTCAGTGTGCTATAGTGTAATCACTCTCAAAAGACATGCCGTGGtgttagacaaaaaaaaaaaaaaaaaaaactttattcacTCGTCACATTCTTGCAAATGCTTTAATAccgaagaaaaaaaattgttaggTTAAAACATTGGTGTCTACACAAAAACtgcatgtaaaatattttttgcagaagaactaatatttataatttaagaAACACATAAGACAATGTACAGATTATCATGTTAAACTGGGTTAAACGGTCACATACACTGAGCAAAGGTGGGCTGGGCATCACATCAATACATTTCTTCctgctgaaaatgttttcctctCCCATTCTCAATGTTCCAGTGTGAGTGATTTCAGTGGATTTTACTGGCTTTGCTTTGCTCATTTTTCTTGCCACCCTACCATTTGAAAATTGATTTCATGGTGAGATCTTTCACTCTGTACATTTTGCTACACAGTCAGAATTTTTTCTACacgaggtgaaaaaaaaaaaaaaaaaaaaaaaaagcaaaaagcaggGCATTTGTTTCAAACTCATACACCTAAGTGTGCTTGATTTCattcttgtgtctttttttggcagcagcacagctccCTCAGCAgcaatatgttttatttttttgtttgtttgtttgtttgtttgttttgttttttctctatGACACAAAGGCCGTCTTTACACAGGGAGCTTACCTGGCTGAAAaaaaggcagggcagagagaggttATTTGTTTATCTTTATCAGTCTTTAACTCATCGGAAGAAAGAAGTTTACATTAACTCTACACTCCTTTGTTTAATGTCATGCTTTTGCAATGATTTTCTTGGtagttttcattattattttgatgaagCCACTTTATAGACCACTTGAAGTTGGTCTATAAAGTTGGCCCAGTCccttaattcattcattcattcattctttcattcattcatttgtcgGTCTGTTTCTATTTCTACATGTTTGtctatggaaaaaaataaaatgtcctcTCCAACTGTTTGTGGTCTGGCACTGAGGAAGCTGTACACCCAGTGGATGAGAGGTGGTGAAGTTTCCCAAACATCTGGTGGCAGTGGATGGAGTTGAAAGCAGAACTGAGGCTGGGAAAGAGGAGTCTCACTAAATTACCAGGTGATTCTAGGTGCTGTAGGAAGGAGTGAAGGAGGCATGATTTTCAGCGTCCTCTGTCCCCTTTTTGGCCTTACAGGTAAACTGACTGGGGTCCAATTGTGGTCCAACAATTGGGAGGATGATGCAAGATGTAAGATGAGTTGTACATGATGTAAGTTGAGTTGATTAAGATGAGTTCAACTATCCGGTATTGATTTAGCTCTGATGGTCTGGGCTTCTTGGGCACCAGTATGACAGCAGATGTTTTCCAGAGGGTGGGCACTGACACAGTCCTTGTGGACTTCCAGAAGTTGGAATGCATAATGGAAGAGAGCTCCTCTGGTCTCTTAAATTTTCAACTGTATAATCAGAGCTGTGCCTTTGATTTAACTGTATGTGGCACAATAGTTTTCAGTCTATGATCTGGTGGAGCAGCGGTCTGAACAGCAAGTGTTTGGTTTTATGGAAAGAAGAGACATCTGAAAGGACACACGAGTAATCAGCTTCATATAATTTGACAGGAGAGGCTTAAGTTTGAAACACAgtcacaaagacaaacatgatgaaaaactAAAATCTAGAGCTTAAATGAACCATTGATTAGAATAGTTCTTTCATTAGTAACTATGTTTAATCCATTGTTCCTGGACTCATTATCATGTAATTGTAAgctatatgtttttttaaatcaccattTTAAAGTAATGTTTTAAGACTCAGTcatcttttttgtctttattctgTTCTCTTAATCTGTAAAAATCCACAGACAGCAGCCTTAGCTATATTAAAGACAGCTCCAGCTGCCTTGTCAACTGCCTCATCTACTGTTTCTGCCTCCTCAGCTGCATAATATCCTGTAACACCTCCTATAACTGCTCCTACTGCTGCAGATGTGCGTAAAACCATTCCAGCTGGTCCTAGTCCTCCTGCTACTACCATTCCTGCTATTGCTGCTAAATGTTGTAGCTTCAATTGCATCAATGCATAATAAATAACTGTCCCAGCAACCAAGACACCAAGGAAAGCTCCCAAAAATGCTCCTGTTGTGACACCTGCAAATCTGATCCAAAACCTCTTAAATGCCCCgatttttgccttttctctaatctctctctctgacatgtTTCTTGATGACTGTCTAATACGCTCTTCCTCctgttgtatttctctctctgctgcatctAACAGCTCACTGGAGTAGCAGCCTCCATTGTTGTCCTTAATTATCTTGTCTATTGTGCAGAGCAGCTGAGCCACCTGGAACTTGTTGCTCCTGAAGGGGTCCTGCTGGTTGTTGTTGCAGTATCTGTTATCAATGACATGACAGCGGCCACCACACTTCTCCACAAGATCCCTCAGGCCTTTACTCTGATTGACAAAGTTGTGAATTTTCTCTCCTTCATCAAGCTGGTCACCATGGGTGAAGACAACTGCAGCATATCTGAAAGCTTCTGCAGAGAAATATTGGGAAATCTGTCTGACCACAGCCTCCTCTTGATCTGTGTATCTCTCCACTTTGAGCACGATGAGAAAAGCGTGAGGCCCAGGAGCGCACTCTAAGACACACTTCAGCATCTCtttcttctgctgctcctcAGTTTTCTCTGTGTCAAAGAATCCAGGAGTGTCAATCAAAGTGATGCTTCTTCCATTGACAGATCTGGACTCTGCTTTACAAATACGAGTCTGGGATTTTGGAGAACCGCTTGTCTTGAATACAGTGTCTCCAAATATGGTGTTTGCTAGGCTGCTTTTCCCAGTTCCAGTTTTCCCCAGCAGGACAACCCTTCTTGTGTCCACtagaagagaaaaacaactcAGCATAAGTAGCCTAATACTGGACATTTGTCTCTTGCTTGTTCCATGACCTCTGGGTGTGTTTTGTAATCATCTCCATTACCTAATGCAGAGTGATTATTTTGTGGAGAAAGAGTCATTTTTTTATCGTGAATAATACctttgcatttgtatgtgtaatTGTGTATGTTCATAtctttatatgtatttttagggagttgttcctcatccgatttgagggtccaaggacagaggatgttgtatttcctgtaaagccctttgtgACAAatctgtaatttgtgattctgggctatataaataaattaaattgaaattgaattgaaaattgaatgtaaacagagagaaagtaTAGTCGGGGGAAAATGTTGCATAATGTGATAGATATGAACACCCTTGAATTGCGCAAGGCCTGAACCAGTGGACCCAAAgaacaggaaacaggagcaGGCACACAAGACCCAAGTGACAAGAATGGTctgaacacacatacatacacacacacacacacacacccctacatacatgcacatgcatgcatgtggtATTAGGAAAACATGACTAAAAAGAATTAAATTaatgctcgctctctctctctctctctctctctctctctctctctctctctctctctctctctctctctctcgttctctaaGCGTTACTTTACTactacaaaatgttttgattgtTGTCTATCTGTAAACAAAAAATCCAAGGGAAATGAATCAATGCCTATTTactataatgaaattaaacagaACATGTGTCTTCATCTTTGTCACTGCACAGAGCAGGAATGAGTCCAAGATCAgcaaaatcataatcataaaaCTGAGTGACACCTAACTGATTGGCCTATATTGGACTTCTGTTACCATGGATACGTTAATTAACATCAGTCTCCTCCGTCGCTGAACTGACAGACAGCTCAGTTGCTGTAGCAAGTCCTCCTGCCTTGCTGTAGCAGCTGGAGGATATGATGCTACTTTGAAGGAAATGGttccttttgtgtgttttcgCATAAGAGAGATTATTTAATGCACAGTTTTGACGGATAAGTGAAAGAAGCAGGCCTAACTCACCGCTCATGTTGTCGAAGAATTTagcgaagagagagagattttttccCCGTGGTCTGCCCTGCTCTGATTTACTTTCACTTTCGTTCGTGCGCGGTGGTGAAATGAGGAAATCACGtacattgcatttgtttttacaagTGTGTCCGGCAGATGTCAGTGTGGTATCGTGTAATCACTCAAGACATGCCGCGGtgttagacaaaaaaaaaaagaaaagaaaagaaaaaaaaaaagaaaaaagaaattattcacTCGTCACATTATTGCAGATGCTTTAATGCTGAAGAAAAAGCTGATTTACATCACATTTGTTTGGCTAAAACACTGGTGTCTTCACACAAGTTGCATgtaaaacattttctgcagaaTAACTGATATTTATAATTTAAGAAACACATAAGACAATGTACAGATTATCATGTTAAACTGGGTTAAACGGTCACATACACTGAGCAAAGGTGGGCTGGGCATCACATCAATACATTTCTTCCTGCTAAAAATGTTTCCCTCTCCTATTGTCAgtgttccagtgtgtgtgatttcagtGGATTTTACTGGCTTTGCACTG encodes:
- the LOC115376371 gene encoding GTPase IMAP family member 7-like; its protein translation is MSDTRRIVLLGETRAGKSSLANTIFGETVFETASSPNSQTSICKAESRSVNGRSITLIDTPGFVDTEKTEEQLKKEMLKCVLECAPGPHAFLIVLKVERYTDQEEVIVRQISQYFSAEAFRYAAVVFTHGDQLDEEMKIHDFVNQSEGLSDLVKKCGGRCHVIDNKYWWNNQQDPYRSNQFQVAQLLCTIDEIIEQNNGGCYTNELLEAAEREIQKEEERIRQSSRNMSEIEIREKTEISALKRLCHIQ